The proteins below come from a single Oerskovia jenensis genomic window:
- a CDS encoding MFS transporter, whose amino-acid sequence MSATFSSLKYFNYRLWFGSALVANIGTWMQRIAQDWLVLTVLTANSGVAVGVITALQFAPVLALSAWAGVLADRLPRRKMLMATQGASGLLALGLGALVLSGNVELWHVYGFALALGCVSALDGPVRQTFVAEMVPSDKLSNAVGLNSASFNAARLIGPGVAGLLIAAVGTGWVFIINGISFGATIFALSRMRTREMHKLPSASREKGQIREGIRYVRGRSDIIVIMVVLSVVSTFGLNFQLTSAMMARVEFGMGAGEYGMLGSILAIGSLTGALMAARRERPRVRLVIGSAFGFAIATGVMALMPSYTTFAIACIPVGFMSLTMMTAANTTIQMTTDPVMRGRVMSLYMIVFLGATPVGAPIVGWIAEAYGPRWAIGIGSLTALLVSVGAAIWAMRNWKFTVSYRVTQRPHLLVTYPEGGAARRVGARGEARNRLGVDDAEDAASAA is encoded by the coding sequence ATGAGCGCGACGTTCTCCTCCCTCAAGTACTTCAACTACCGCCTCTGGTTCGGGTCCGCGCTCGTCGCGAACATCGGCACCTGGATGCAGCGCATCGCGCAGGACTGGCTCGTCCTGACCGTCCTGACCGCGAACTCCGGCGTCGCCGTCGGTGTCATCACGGCCCTGCAGTTCGCACCCGTGCTCGCGCTGTCCGCCTGGGCGGGCGTCCTCGCGGACCGGCTGCCGCGCCGCAAGATGCTCATGGCCACCCAAGGGGCCTCGGGCCTGCTCGCGCTGGGCCTCGGCGCGCTCGTGCTCTCGGGCAACGTCGAGCTGTGGCACGTCTACGGCTTCGCGCTCGCGCTCGGGTGCGTCTCCGCGCTCGACGGACCGGTGCGCCAGACCTTCGTCGCCGAGATGGTCCCGAGCGACAAGCTGTCGAACGCCGTGGGCCTCAACAGTGCCTCGTTCAACGCCGCACGGCTCATCGGCCCGGGCGTCGCCGGCCTGCTGATCGCCGCCGTGGGCACCGGCTGGGTCTTCATCATCAACGGCATCAGCTTCGGCGCGACGATCTTCGCCCTGTCGCGCATGCGGACCCGGGAGATGCACAAGCTGCCCAGCGCCTCGCGCGAGAAGGGGCAGATCCGCGAGGGCATCCGGTACGTGCGCGGCCGCTCCGACATCATCGTCATCATGGTCGTGCTGAGCGTCGTCTCGACGTTCGGGCTCAACTTCCAGCTCACGTCCGCGATGATGGCGCGCGTCGAGTTCGGGATGGGGGCGGGGGAGTACGGCATGCTCGGGTCGATCCTCGCGATCGGGTCGCTGACCGGCGCGCTCATGGCGGCCCGCCGCGAACGCCCCCGCGTGCGGCTCGTGATCGGGTCCGCGTTCGGCTTCGCGATAGCGACCGGCGTCATGGCCCTCATGCCGAGCTACACGACGTTCGCGATCGCCTGCATCCCCGTCGGGTTCATGTCGTTGACCATGATGACCGCGGCCAACACGACCATCCAGATGACGACGGACCCGGTCATGCGCGGGCGCGTCATGTCGCTGTACATGATCGTGTTCCTGGGTGCGACGCCCGTCGGTGCGCCGATCGTCGGCTGGATCGCCGAGGCCTACGGGCCGCGCTGGGCGATCGGGATCGGTTCCCTCACGGCGCTGCTGGTCTCCGTGGGGGCCGCGATCTGGGCCATGCGGAACTGGAAGTTCACGGTCAGCTACCGCGTGACCCAGCGCCCGCACCTCCTGGTGACCTACCCCGAGGGCGGCGCGGCCCGCCGGGTCGGGGCCCGCGGCGAGGCGCGCAACCGGCTCGGTGTGGACGACGCGGAGGATGCCGCGTCGGCTGCCTGA
- the serC gene encoding phosphoserine transaminase, translating into MPEPTQITVPPHLLPSDGRFGCGPSKVREAQVRALSEAGTSLLGTSHRQAPVKSLVGRIRSGLAELFDAPDGYEVVLGNGGSSAFWDVATLCLVRERAQHAAFGEFGAKFATATTRAPFLEASQVITAPPGSVAVPEAADGIDVYAWPHNETSTGAVAPVRRVAGSREQGALTLVDATSGAGALPVDLAETDVYYFAPQKVFGSDGGLWVAIMSPDAVARAQEIESGDRWVPEFLSLGAAITNSRQDQTLNTPAVATLVTFAEQVDWLNEQGGLEWASARSASSARTLYSWAESRDWATPFVARPEDRSTVVGTIDLDESIDATQVIAALRANGILDVFPYRKLGRNQLRIGMFPAIEPTDVELLTRSIDFVVDALA; encoded by the coding sequence GTGCCTGAGCCCACCCAGATCACCGTCCCCCCGCACCTGCTGCCCAGCGACGGCCGTTTCGGCTGCGGCCCCTCCAAGGTCCGCGAGGCGCAGGTCCGCGCGCTCTCGGAGGCCGGCACGTCCCTCCTGGGGACCTCCCACCGTCAGGCACCGGTCAAGTCCCTGGTCGGTCGGATCCGGTCGGGCCTCGCCGAGCTCTTCGACGCCCCGGACGGCTACGAGGTCGTCCTGGGCAACGGCGGCTCGTCGGCGTTCTGGGACGTCGCGACGCTGTGCCTGGTGCGCGAGCGCGCCCAGCACGCGGCGTTCGGCGAGTTCGGCGCCAAGTTCGCGACCGCGACCACGCGTGCACCGTTCCTCGAGGCCTCGCAGGTCATCACCGCTCCCCCGGGTTCGGTGGCCGTCCCCGAGGCCGCGGACGGGATCGACGTCTACGCCTGGCCCCACAACGAGACCTCGACGGGGGCCGTGGCCCCCGTGCGCCGCGTCGCGGGTTCACGCGAGCAGGGGGCGCTCACCCTGGTCGACGCGACGTCGGGCGCGGGCGCCCTCCCGGTCGACCTCGCGGAGACGGACGTCTACTACTTCGCCCCGCAGAAGGTCTTCGGGTCCGACGGCGGGCTGTGGGTCGCCATCATGTCCCCCGACGCCGTGGCGCGCGCCCAGGAGATCGAGTCCGGTGACCGCTGGGTCCCCGAGTTCCTCTCGCTCGGCGCGGCGATCACGAACTCCCGCCAGGACCAGACCCTCAACACCCCGGCGGTCGCGACGCTCGTGACGTTCGCCGAGCAGGTCGACTGGCTCAACGAGCAGGGCGGCCTCGAGTGGGCGAGCGCCCGGTCCGCGTCCTCGGCCCGGACCCTGTACTCGTGGGCGGAGTCGCGCGACTGGGCCACCCCCTTCGTGGCGCGCCCCGAGGACCGGTCCACGGTCGTCGGGACGATCGACCTCGACGAGTCGATCGACGCGACGCAGGTCATCGCCGCGCTGCGCGCCAACGGCATCCTCGACGTGTTCCCCTACCGCAAGCTCGGGCGCAACCAGCTCCGGATCGGGATGTTCCCCGCGATCGAGCCCACGGACGTCGAGCTGCTCACGCGCAGCATCGACTTCGTGGTCGACGCCCTGGCCTGA
- a CDS encoding metal-dependent transcriptional regulator, producing MTDLIDTTEMYLKTIYELDEEGIVPLRARIAERLGHSGPTVSQTVARMERDGLVVVTGDRHLELTPEGHAKAQRVMRKHRLAERLLTDVIKLDWEFVHVEACRWEHVMSELVEKRLIGLLDHPHHDPYGNPIPGLSELGEDIVEIEYLDGVVALPAFVAAADRAGRVPGALRVVVQRIAEPLQTDTDLLARLAAAGILPRQEVTITPEAGGFTVWADGAETVLDLPDDVARHLFVTAP from the coding sequence GTGACCGACCTGATCGACACCACCGAGATGTATCTGAAGACGATCTACGAGCTGGACGAGGAGGGGATCGTCCCTCTGCGTGCGCGGATCGCGGAGCGGCTGGGTCATTCGGGTCCGACGGTCTCTCAGACGGTGGCGCGCATGGAGCGTGATGGTCTGGTCGTGGTGACGGGGGATCGTCATCTGGAGCTCACTCCTGAGGGTCATGCGAAGGCGCAGCGGGTGATGCGCAAGCACCGGTTGGCGGAGCGGTTGCTGACCGATGTGATCAAGCTGGACTGGGAGTTCGTGCACGTGGAGGCGTGCCGGTGGGAGCACGTGATGAGCGAGCTCGTGGAGAAGCGGTTGATCGGTCTGCTCGACCACCCCCACCACGACCCGTACGGCAACCCGATCCCGGGCCTGTCGGAGCTGGGCGAGGACATCGTGGAGATCGAGTACCTCGACGGGGTCGTCGCGTTGCCCGCGTTCGTGGCCGCGGCCGACCGTGCGGGGCGCGTGCCGGGCGCGCTGCGCGTGGTCGTGCAGCGCATCGCCGAGCCCCTGCAGACCGACACGGACCTGCTCGCGCGCCTGGCGGCCGCGGGCATCCTGCCCCGCCAGGAGGTCACGATCACCCCCGAGGCCGGGGGGTTCACCGTCTGGGCCGACGGCGCCGAGACCGTCCTGGACCTGCCCGACGACGTCGCCCGCCACCTCTTCGTCACCGCCCCCTGA
- a CDS encoding C40 family peptidase — MTAVTNGARHRAARRPLSTLASAATASSVGRRTAVVAASSGLIVSMLGGTAANAAPVEQDSTKLNTVDLNALTAQARAALESAPAVTVAAEAGFAIESAAVAVTPAPEPVVERVVQTRATQTPSRSNERTSVAATTATTETAAAVQVPASAAGSSIVSIASRYVGVPYVYGGTSPDGFDCSGFTQYVFAQAGISLPRTSSGQGSVGTKVSAADAQPGDLIWTPGHISIYAGDGMQIDAPRPGKTIQIRQIWQSNPTFIRVA, encoded by the coding sequence GTGACTGCAGTGACGAACGGCGCACGGCATCGTGCCGCACGGCGCCCGCTTTCCACCCTTGCTTCGGCGGCGACGGCTTCCTCCGTCGGCCGCCGCACCGCTGTCGTCGCTGCCTCGTCGGGACTCATCGTCTCGATGCTGGGTGGTACGGCCGCCAACGCAGCACCCGTCGAGCAGGACTCGACCAAGCTCAACACCGTCGACCTGAACGCGCTGACGGCCCAGGCCCGTGCCGCGCTCGAGTCCGCCCCGGCCGTCACGGTCGCCGCCGAGGCCGGCTTCGCGATCGAGAGCGCGGCCGTCGCCGTGACCCCCGCGCCGGAGCCCGTCGTCGAGCGCGTCGTCCAGACGCGCGCCACGCAGACCCCGTCGCGCTCCAACGAGCGCACCTCCGTCGCCGCCACCACGGCGACCACCGAGACGGCTGCCGCCGTCCAGGTCCCGGCCTCGGCTGCCGGCTCCTCGATCGTCTCGATCGCCAGCCGCTACGTGGGCGTCCCGTACGTCTACGGCGGCACCTCGCCCGACGGCTTCGACTGCTCGGGCTTCACCCAGTACGTCTTCGCTCAGGCCGGCATCAGCCTGCCCCGCACGTCGAGCGGCCAGGGCAGCGTCGGCACCAAGGTGTCGGCCGCCGACGCCCAGCCCGGCGACCTCATCTGGACCCCCGGTCACATCTCGATCTACGCCGGTGACGGCATGCAGATCGACGCTCCGCGTCCCGGCAAGACCATCCAGATCCGTCAGATCTGGCAGTCGAACCCGACGTTCATCCGCGTCGCCTGA
- a CDS encoding universal stress protein, with protein MTRAQIVLVGVDGSTPSLHALDWAAAYARQVGWPLHIVCSYSLPSFTAASLDGGYAALDDTAIQEGAKAVLAEATQRAEAAGVRTTAAIATGDAAGVLVELSKDYGLVVVGTRGRGGFTERLLGTVSSALPAHSRCPTVVVPFKSGPGDEELPAVTPLKRIVVGVDGSPSADIALRHAIKQARAWGAELVAVAGVPVGAGAGLLAWLPASIDHQQVLDDITEGLNVIVDRHEAENPDVPIKRIVLDGTGAELLTEFSTASDLVVVGSRGRGGFTGLLLGSTSQAVLHHSACPVMVVTKRCEDDKAPADGGRPPAR; from the coding sequence ATGACCCGTGCCCAGATCGTGCTCGTCGGTGTCGACGGATCAACCCCCAGTCTGCACGCGCTGGACTGGGCGGCCGCGTACGCCCGTCAGGTCGGATGGCCCCTGCACATCGTGTGTTCGTACTCGCTTCCTTCCTTCACCGCGGCCTCGCTCGACGGTGGCTACGCGGCCCTCGACGACACCGCGATCCAGGAGGGGGCCAAGGCGGTTCTCGCCGAGGCCACCCAGCGCGCAGAGGCGGCGGGCGTCAGGACGACCGCGGCGATCGCGACGGGCGACGCCGCCGGCGTGCTCGTCGAGCTCTCGAAGGACTACGGGCTGGTCGTGGTCGGCACGAGGGGCCGGGGTGGGTTCACCGAACGCCTGCTGGGCACCGTCTCGTCGGCGCTGCCGGCCCACTCGAGGTGCCCCACGGTCGTCGTGCCGTTCAAGAGCGGGCCGGGCGACGAGGAGCTCCCCGCTGTCACCCCGCTCAAGCGGATCGTCGTCGGCGTCGACGGTTCGCCGTCGGCCGACATCGCGCTCCGGCACGCGATCAAACAGGCGCGGGCGTGGGGAGCCGAGCTCGTGGCCGTCGCGGGGGTGCCCGTCGGTGCAGGTGCGGGGCTCCTCGCATGGCTGCCCGCCTCGATCGACCACCAGCAGGTGCTCGACGACATCACCGAGGGGCTCAACGTCATCGTGGACCGCCACGAGGCCGAGAATCCCGACGTGCCGATCAAGCGCATCGTCCTGGACGGCACCGGTGCCGAGCTGCTCACGGAGTTCTCCACGGCGTCGGACCTCGTCGTGGTCGGTTCCCGGGGGCGCGGTGGGTTCACGGGCCTGTTGCTCGGTTCCACGAGCCAGGCCGTGCTGCACCACTCGGCGTGCCCCGTGATGGTCGTGACCAAGCGCTGCGAGGACGACAAGGCACCTGCTGACGGCGGCCGGCCGCCGGCTCGCTGA
- a CDS encoding ABC transporter permease, with product MAATQTEVITTPEAQVLRAAIAIDQHPTRPSPLANTFTFAWRALLKIKHVPEQLFDVTLTPIIFTLMFTYLFGGAIAGDPETYLQYLLPGILVQTVLIITVYTGFTLNTDITKGVFDRFRSLPIWRPAPIVGALLGDTVRYTIASAITVGLGLAIGFRPDGGVVGVLLAVALLLVFAFAISWIFTILGLVMRTPNAVMGVSMLVLMPLTFASNIFVNPDTMPSGLKAWAEINPVSHLATAVRALMAGTATFDQIGWVLLASVVLTAIFAPITMHLYRTRN from the coding sequence ATGGCCGCGACTCAGACCGAGGTGATCACGACGCCGGAGGCGCAGGTCCTGCGCGCGGCGATCGCGATCGACCAGCACCCGACGAGGCCCTCGCCGCTCGCGAACACCTTCACGTTCGCGTGGCGCGCGCTGCTCAAGATCAAGCACGTGCCGGAGCAGCTCTTCGACGTGACGCTGACGCCGATCATCTTCACGCTCATGTTCACGTACCTGTTCGGCGGCGCGATCGCGGGAGACCCCGAGACGTACCTGCAGTACCTGCTGCCCGGCATCCTGGTGCAGACCGTCCTGATCATCACGGTGTACACAGGCTTCACGCTCAACACCGACATCACCAAGGGCGTGTTCGACCGGTTCCGTTCGCTGCCCATCTGGCGCCCCGCCCCGATCGTCGGGGCGCTCCTGGGCGACACGGTCCGCTACACGATCGCCTCGGCGATCACGGTCGGGCTGGGGCTCGCGATCGGCTTCCGGCCCGACGGCGGGGTGGTCGGCGTCCTCCTGGCCGTCGCCCTGTTGCTGGTCTTCGCGTTCGCGATCAGCTGGATCTTCACGATCCTGGGGCTCGTGATGCGCACCCCCAACGCGGTCATGGGCGTCTCGATGCTGGTCCTCATGCCGTTGACGTTCGCGTCGAACATCTTCGTGAACCCGGACACCATGCCCTCGGGCCTCAAGGCCTGGGCCGAGATCAACCCGGTGAGCCACCTGGCCACCGCGGTGCGCGCGCTCATGGCCGGGACGGCGACGTTCGACCAGATCGGGTGGGTGCTGCTGGCCTCGGTCGTGCTCACCGCGATCTTCGCGCCGATCACGATGCACCTGTACCGGACCCGCAACTGA
- a CDS encoding ATP-binding cassette domain-containing protein yields MTSAPELAIEAHGLVKHFKETRAVDGIDLAVPTGTVYGVLGPNGAGKTTAVRMLTTLLRPDAGTAHVLGHDVLAQPDAVRSLVGLTGQYASVDEDLTGAENLVVIARLYGFTTLAAKRRALDLMEAFGIAEAANRPVKTYSGGMRRRIDLAASLVMSPRVLFLDEPTTGLDPRSRNQVWDIVRVLVADGATVLLTTQYLEEADQLADRIAVIDHGKVIAEGTATELKRSVGEGSVTLRLASSGDRGRAAEIVERVLGAEVALAQDPYAFSARVPDDGADLVAQLLPALADAGISVPEFTLGQPSLDEVFLAITGQPVDEGGRPDADGGAPSADADQTDRRGRRTPRRGDDRGSDDARRAGNRTSTGEVA; encoded by the coding sequence ATGACCAGCGCACCAGAACTCGCGATCGAGGCCCACGGCCTCGTCAAGCACTTCAAGGAGACCCGGGCCGTCGACGGGATCGACCTGGCCGTCCCGACCGGCACGGTCTACGGGGTGCTGGGCCCCAACGGCGCGGGCAAGACGACGGCCGTCCGCATGCTCACGACGCTCCTGCGGCCCGACGCCGGGACCGCCCACGTCCTGGGCCACGACGTCCTCGCCCAGCCCGACGCCGTCCGCTCGCTCGTGGGGCTCACGGGCCAGTACGCGTCGGTCGACGAGGACCTCACAGGCGCCGAGAACCTCGTCGTCATCGCGCGCCTGTACGGCTTCACGACGCTCGCCGCGAAGCGCCGCGCCCTGGACCTCATGGAGGCCTTCGGGATCGCGGAGGCCGCGAACCGGCCCGTCAAGACGTACTCGGGCGGAATGCGCCGCCGCATCGACCTCGCTGCGAGCCTCGTCATGAGCCCGCGCGTGCTGTTCCTCGACGAGCCCACGACCGGCCTCGACCCCCGCAGCCGCAACCAGGTCTGGGACATCGTCCGGGTCCTGGTGGCCGACGGCGCGACCGTCCTGCTCACGACGCAGTACCTCGAGGAGGCCGACCAGCTCGCGGACCGCATCGCGGTCATCGACCACGGCAAGGTCATCGCCGAGGGCACCGCGACCGAGCTCAAGCGCTCGGTCGGCGAGGGCTCGGTGACGCTGCGCCTCGCCTCCTCGGGCGACCGCGGCCGAGCAGCGGAGATCGTCGAGCGGGTGCTCGGCGCGGAGGTCGCGCTCGCCCAGGACCCGTACGCGTTCTCCGCACGCGTGCCCGACGACGGCGCGGACCTCGTGGCGCAGCTCCTGCCCGCGCTCGCCGACGCCGGGATCTCCGTGCCCGAGTTCACGTTGGGGCAGCCGAGCCTGGACGAGGTGTTCCTGGCCATCACGGGCCAGCCGGTCGACGAGGGTGGCCGTCCCGACGCCGACGGTGGCGCCCCCTCCGCCGACGCAGACCAGACCGACCGTAGAGGGCGACGCACGCCACGTCGCGGCGACGATCGAGGCAGTGACGACGCACGTCGCGCCGGCAACCGCACCAGCACCGGGGAGGTGGCCTGA
- a CDS encoding aminotransferase class I/II-fold pyridoxal phosphate-dependent enzyme codes for MTTPASDTSTRLAEWQQAYADLQSLGLKLDLTRGKPSAEQLDLSDALLALPGAGTVTDADGTDVRNYGGLDGLPQIRRIFAELLDVPVDQLLAGGNASLTLMHDTLAFAMLFGLPGSERPWSREEKVRFVCPVPGYDRHFALCEAFGIEMVTVPMTADGPDAEAVAALVADDPSIKGMWVVPTYANPDGSVVSREVAQRLVSMPAAAPDFRILWDNAYAVHHLTDVETESAPALALAAEAGNPDRVLLYASTSKITFPGAGVAFLGASPANIAWYKKHLAAQSIGPDKINQLRHAQFFGDAEGVRAHMRKHRDVIAPKFEAVDTILRERLGTGSGASWTAPLGGYFVSLDVVPGTAARVVRLAKEAGIALTPAGATFPYGKDPHDANIRLAPTLPPLDEVRVAIDGVATCALLAAAEKAAAED; via the coding sequence GTGACCACTCCTGCCTCTGACACCTCCACCCGCCTCGCCGAGTGGCAGCAGGCCTACGCAGACCTGCAGTCCCTCGGCCTGAAGCTCGACCTGACCCGCGGCAAGCCCTCCGCCGAGCAGCTCGACCTCTCCGACGCCCTCCTGGCACTGCCGGGCGCAGGAACGGTCACCGACGCCGACGGCACCGACGTGCGCAACTACGGCGGGCTCGACGGCCTGCCGCAGATCCGCCGCATCTTCGCCGAGCTCCTCGACGTCCCCGTCGACCAGCTCCTCGCGGGGGGCAACGCGAGCCTCACGCTCATGCACGACACGCTCGCGTTCGCCATGCTGTTCGGCCTGCCCGGCTCCGAGCGGCCGTGGTCACGCGAGGAGAAGGTGCGGTTCGTGTGCCCGGTCCCGGGCTACGACCGCCACTTCGCGCTGTGCGAGGCGTTCGGCATCGAGATGGTCACGGTCCCCATGACGGCCGACGGCCCCGACGCCGAGGCCGTCGCCGCGCTCGTCGCGGACGACCCGAGCATCAAGGGCATGTGGGTCGTGCCGACCTACGCGAACCCGGACGGCTCCGTGGTCTCGCGCGAGGTCGCCCAGCGCCTCGTCTCGATGCCTGCCGCAGCCCCCGACTTCCGCATCCTGTGGGACAACGCGTACGCGGTGCACCACCTCACGGACGTCGAGACCGAGTCCGCCCCGGCCCTGGCCCTGGCAGCCGAGGCCGGCAACCCGGACCGCGTGCTGCTCTACGCCTCGACCTCCAAGATCACGTTCCCGGGCGCGGGGGTCGCCTTCCTGGGCGCCTCCCCGGCCAACATCGCCTGGTACAAGAAGCACCTCGCGGCCCAGTCGATCGGCCCGGACAAGATCAACCAGCTCCGTCACGCCCAGTTCTTCGGCGACGCCGAGGGCGTGCGCGCCCACATGCGCAAGCACCGCGACGTGATCGCCCCCAAGTTCGAGGCCGTCGACACGATCCTGCGCGAGCGCCTGGGTACCGGCTCCGGCGCCTCGTGGACCGCGCCGCTCGGCGGGTACTTCGTGTCGCTCGACGTGGTGCCGGGCACCGCGGCGCGCGTCGTCCGGCTCGCCAAGGAGGCGGGCATCGCCCTGACGCCCGCGGGGGCCACGTTCCCGTACGGCAAGGACCCCCACGACGCCAACATCCGCCTCGCCCCGACGCTGCCCCCGCTCGACGAGGTGCGCGTCGCGATCGACGGCGTCGCGACGTGCGCGCTGCTCGCGGCGGCCGAGAAGGCGGCTGCGGAGGACTGA
- the rocD gene encoding ornithine--oxo-acid transaminase encodes MSTVQPTAVEIPSPAGDHLAHNYHPLPVTLATGEGAWVADVDGRRYLDLLAGYSALNFGHRHPTLIDAATEQLGRVTLTSRAFDHDLLHPFADRLTHLIGPLVKGTGPGATSMMVPMNTGAEAVETAIKIARKWGYEVKGVPAGQASIVVGHGNFHGRTTTIVSFSDDPDARDGYDPFTPGFRLVPYGDAQAVADAIDETTVAVLMEPIQGESGVVVPPDDYWPTLRRVCDERGVLLIADEIQSGLGRTGTTLACELWDVKPDLVTLGKALGGGVVPVSAVVGSSDVLGVLTPGTHGSTFGGNPLACAVGLAVVGLLETGEHQARARDLGAHLHARLASLVDDGLLTGVRGVGLWAGLDLDPTRGTGRDLCEALLARGVLAKDTHGSTIRLAPPLVIDRPDLDLGMAALRDALTQLATDR; translated from the coding sequence ATGAGCACCGTCCAGCCCACCGCCGTCGAGATCCCTTCCCCCGCCGGCGACCACCTCGCGCACAACTACCACCCGCTGCCCGTGACCCTCGCCACGGGCGAGGGCGCCTGGGTCGCCGACGTCGACGGTCGACGCTACCTCGACCTGCTCGCCGGGTACTCGGCGCTCAACTTCGGGCACCGGCACCCCACCCTGATCGACGCCGCGACCGAGCAGCTCGGGCGCGTGACCCTGACCTCGCGCGCGTTCGACCACGACCTCCTGCACCCGTTCGCGGACCGCCTGACGCACCTGATCGGGCCGCTGGTCAAGGGAACGGGTCCGGGCGCGACCTCGATGATGGTCCCCATGAACACGGGCGCCGAGGCCGTCGAGACCGCGATCAAGATCGCCCGCAAGTGGGGCTACGAGGTCAAGGGCGTACCGGCCGGGCAGGCGAGCATCGTCGTCGGGCACGGGAACTTCCACGGGCGCACAACGACCATCGTGTCGTTCTCCGACGACCCCGACGCGCGGGACGGCTACGACCCGTTCACGCCCGGGTTCCGCCTCGTACCCTACGGCGACGCGCAGGCCGTGGCCGACGCGATCGACGAGACCACCGTGGCCGTCCTCATGGAGCCGATCCAGGGAGAGTCGGGCGTCGTCGTGCCCCCGGACGACTACTGGCCGACCCTGCGCCGCGTGTGCGACGAGCGCGGCGTCCTGCTGATCGCCGACGAGATCCAGTCCGGCCTGGGCCGGACCGGGACCACGCTCGCGTGCGAGCTGTGGGACGTGAAGCCGGACCTCGTGACGCTCGGCAAGGCGCTGGGCGGCGGCGTCGTCCCCGTCTCGGCGGTCGTCGGGAGCAGCGACGTCCTCGGCGTCCTGACGCCCGGCACCCACGGGTCGACGTTCGGCGGCAACCCGCTCGCGTGCGCCGTCGGTCTCGCGGTCGTCGGGCTCCTCGAGACGGGCGAGCACCAGGCGCGGGCCCGGGACCTCGGCGCCCACCTGCACGCACGCCTCGCGAGCCTCGTCGACGACGGTCTGCTGACGGGCGTCCGGGGCGTCGGGCTGTGGGCCGGTCTCGACCTCGACCCCACCCGCGGGACGGGCCGCGACCTGTGCGAAGCCCTGCTCGCGCGGGGCGTCCTGGCCAAGGACACGCACGGCTCGACCATCCGCCTCGCACCCCCGCTCGTGATCGACCGTCCAGACCTCGACCTCGGGATGGCCGCTCTGCGTGACGCCCTGACGCAGCTCGCCACGGATCGGTAG
- a CDS encoding dimethylarginine dimethylaminohydrolase family protein yields the protein MTTSTPGPTHVPRHYLMCRPTYFTVSYEINPWMDRALPVDTALAVSQWERLRDVYLDLGHRVEQIDPEPGLPDMVYAANGATVVDGLVYSALFRHPERAPEGPAYLKWFADRGYVTHSADHVNEGEGDLLVAGDVVLAGTGFRTERSAHREAAGLWGREVVTLELVDPRFYHLDTALVVLRGSEGAPGVAPGGTPPPFLAPLPDDAAHPDSAPHPGTARPATDVSVDLAYYPPAFSPASQELLAERFPDAHHATEADALVLGLNAVSDGRHVVHTPAATHFAGALAERGYETVAVDTSELLRGGGGAKCCTLEIRS from the coding sequence ATGACGACCAGCACCCCGGGACCCACGCACGTCCCCCGGCACTACCTGATGTGCCGCCCCACGTACTTCACGGTCAGCTACGAGATCAACCCGTGGATGGACCGCGCCCTCCCGGTCGACACCGCGCTCGCCGTCTCCCAGTGGGAGCGCCTGCGCGACGTCTACCTCGACCTCGGGCACCGCGTCGAGCAGATCGACCCCGAGCCCGGCCTGCCCGACATGGTCTACGCGGCCAACGGCGCGACCGTCGTCGACGGCCTGGTCTACTCGGCGCTGTTCCGCCACCCCGAGCGGGCACCCGAGGGCCCGGCCTACCTCAAGTGGTTCGCCGACCGTGGGTACGTGACCCACTCGGCCGACCACGTCAACGAGGGCGAGGGCGACCTGCTCGTCGCGGGCGACGTCGTCCTGGCCGGGACGGGATTTCGCACCGAGCGCAGCGCGCACCGGGAAGCCGCGGGACTCTGGGGGCGCGAGGTCGTCACGCTCGAGCTCGTCGACCCGCGCTTCTACCACCTCGACACGGCGCTCGTGGTGCTGCGCGGCAGCGAGGGAGCGCCTGGGGTCGCGCCGGGCGGCACGCCGCCGCCGTTCCTCGCTCCCCTGCCCGACGACGCAGCCCACCCCGACAGCGCACCGCACCCGGGCACGGCCCGCCCTGCGACGGACGTGAGCGTGGACCTCGCGTACTACCCACCCGCCTTCTCCCCCGCGTCCCAGGAGCTCCTGGCCGAGCGCTTCCCCGACGCGCACCACGCGACCGAGGCCGATGCCCTGGTGCTCGGGCTCAACGCCGTGAGCGACGGGCGGCACGTGGTCCACACCCCCGCCGCGACCCACTTCGCCGGAGCTCTCGCGGAGCGCGGTTACGAGACCGTCGCGGTCGACACGTCCGAGCTCCTGCGCGGCGGCGGCGGAGCCAAGTGCTGCACGCTGGAGATCCGCTCATGA